A genome region from Erigeron canadensis isolate Cc75 chromosome 3, C_canadensis_v1, whole genome shotgun sequence includes the following:
- the LOC122593538 gene encoding putative clathrin assembly protein At5g35200, whose protein sequence is MSGGGLRKALGAIKDSTTVNIAKVSSDYKELDINIVKATNHVERPAKEKHIRAIFAAISATRPRADVAYCIHALARRLSKTHNWAVALKTLIVIHRALREVDPTFQEELVNYGRSRNHVLNLSYFKDDSSPNAWDYSGWVRTYALYLEERLECFRVLKYDVESDRSRTKDLDTSELLVQLPALQQLLFRVLGCQPQGASVHNFVIQLALSMVASESMKIYTAISDGSVNLVDRFFEMQRHDALKALDIYRRAGQQAERLSEFYEVCKNIDIGRGERFIKIEQPPSSFLQAMEEYVKEAPRASTVRKDLAVDGTPKAILAIEYKKDAEVPEKPTESPTPPPPAEPVAEPVQVEAPVSKPPPDLLGLDDPVTDASEFDQKNSMALAIVPVVDQPSSTATTSVNGTSGWELALVTAPRSDASTTSASKLGGGLDKLTLDSLYDDAIRRTNQNVSYNPWEHGPMAGAMMPYQTGPDPFYASNGMAAPHNIQMAAMAQQQQAFMFQQQQQQMMMMPQPLPQQSANPFAIPYGATSHPYGSGVPVQAYNPYSGLI, encoded by the exons ATGTCGGGCGGGGGGTTGCGTAAAGCTCTCGGAGCGATTAAGGATAGCACGACTGTCAATATAGCGAAAGTTAGCAGTGACTATAAG GAATTGGATATAAATATTGTCAAGGCTACAAACCATGTTGAGCGTCCGGCAAAAGAAAAGCATATACGTG CTATATTTGCAGCTATCTCGGCTACAAGACCTCGAGCTGATGTCGCATATTGCATACATGCTCTTGCAAGAAGATTGTCCAAGACACATAATTGGGCA GTTGctttaaaaactttaattgtTATTCATCGTGCCTTGAGGGAGGTGGATCCCACATTTCAAGAGGAACTTGTTAACTATGGACGGAGTAGAAACCATGTGCTCAACTTGTCTTACTTTAAAGATGATTCTAGTCCAAATG CATGGGATTATTCTGGATGGGTTAGGACCTATGCACTGTATTTGGAAGAAAGGCTGGAGTGCTTTCGAGTCTTGAAATATGATGTTGAATCAGACAGATCA AGAACAAAAGATCTCGACACTTCTGAACTGCTTGTACAACTACCAGCTTTGCAGCAACTTCTGTTTCGTGTTTTAGGTTGTCAG CCACAAGGAGCATCAGTTCATAACTTTGTGATTCAGCTGGCACTTTCTATG GTTGCATCTGAAAGTATGAAAATATACACTGCAATTAGTGATGGATCAGTGAATTTGGTGGATAGG TTCTTTGAGATGCAACGACATGATGCTCTTAAGGCCCTGGATATATATAGGAGGGCTGGGCAACAG GCTGAGAGATTGTCCGAATTTTATGAAGTATGTAAAAATATTGACATTGGACGTGGGGAGAGGTTCATTAAGATTGAGCAG CCCCCATCTTCATTTCTACAAGCCATGGAAGAATATGTGAAAGAAGCTCCCCGTGCTTCAACTGTTCGTAAGGATCTG GCAGTTGATGGAACACCAAAAGCAATTTTGGCCATAGAATACAAAAAAGATGCTGAGGTTCCAGAGAAGCCCACGGAATCTCCAACTCCTCCACCTCCTGCTGAGCCTGTGGCTGAACCAGTTCAAGTGGAGGCACCCGTTTCCAAACCACCTCCAGATTTACTT GGTTTGGATGATCCTGTTACAGACGCCTCTGAATTTGATCAGAAGAATTCTATGGCGTTAGCAATTGTGCCTGTTG TTGACCAACCATCTTCAACTGCCACAACTTCAGTTAATGGAACCTCAGGATGGGAGTTGGCCCTTGTAACTGCCCCAAGGTCTGATGCGAGTACCACATCTGCAAGCAAACTG GGTGGAGGTCTGGATAAACTTACACTTGATAGCCTATATGATGATGCAATTCGAAGAACTAACCAGAATGTTAGTTACAACCCGTGGGAGCATGGCCCGATGGCTGGTGCTATGATGCCATATCAGACTGGACCAGACCCATTTTATGCTTCCAACGGCATGGCCGCACCACACAACATCCAAATGGCAGCCATGGCTCAGCAGCAGCAGGCTTTCATGTTccagcagcagcaacagcaaATGATGATGATGCCCCAACCATTGCCACAACAAAGTGCAAACCCATTTGCGATCCCATATGGGGCTACCTCCCACCCATATGGGTCAGGTGTGCCAGTTCAGGCGTATAATCCCTATTCTGGTCTCATATAA